A window of the Bacillus sp. A301a_S52 genome harbors these coding sequences:
- a CDS encoding sugar ABC transporter permease: MFVIIAYPLLWAVGMSLNPGRSLFSATMIPENWSLEHFKWLFFEDPRGRYVTWYKNSLIVAIATSFFSVVVSTLTAYAFSRFKFVGRKNGLFILLVLQMFPILMAMVAIYLLLNMVGLIDNLVGLIIIYVGASVPMMTFLVKGYFDTVPKELDEAARIDGAGPLRVFYSIMLPLAKPIISVVALFQFMTPFMDFLLPRIVLRSEENFTLALGLFNFVSNEFDNNFTRFAAGAILVAIPIAAVFLYLQRYLISGLTAGGTKG; this comes from the coding sequence ATGTTTGTCATCATTGCTTATCCTCTTTTATGGGCTGTCGGTATGTCCCTCAACCCAGGAAGAAGTTTATTTTCAGCTACAATGATACCTGAAAATTGGAGTTTAGAGCATTTCAAATGGCTGTTTTTCGAAGACCCACGTGGACGTTATGTGACTTGGTATAAAAATAGTTTAATCGTGGCGATTGCAACCTCGTTTTTCTCAGTGGTTGTATCCACATTAACGGCATATGCTTTTTCAAGGTTTAAATTTGTCGGTAGAAAAAATGGCTTATTTATTCTACTAGTGTTGCAAATGTTCCCTATATTAATGGCGATGGTAGCAATCTATCTTCTATTAAATATGGTAGGGCTTATCGATAATCTCGTTGGGTTAATAATTATCTATGTCGGGGCTAGTGTGCCGATGATGACGTTTCTCGTAAAAGGCTACTTTGATACAGTGCCGAAAGAGTTAGATGAAGCGGCAAGAATTGATGGCGCTGGTCCTTTACGGGTTTTTTATTCGATTATGCTTCCTCTTGCTAAGCCAATTATCTCAGTGGTTGCTTTGTTTCAATTTATGACCCCGTTCATGGATTTCTTATTACCGAGGATTGTGCTGAGAAGCGAAGAGAATTTTACATTAGCTTTAGGACTGTTTAATTTTGTGAGTAATGAATTCGATAACAATTTTACGCGTTTTGCAGCGGGAGCGATCCTAGTAGCTATTCCAATTGCCGCAGTATTTTTATATTTACAGCGATATCTTATTTCCGGTCTTACAGCTGGAGGTACGAAAGGTTAA